One Methylobacterium sp. 77 DNA window includes the following coding sequences:
- the modA gene encoding molybdate ABC transporter substrate-binding protein, with the protein MLTSLRALLLAGLVVLAPAAQAAETATVFAAASLKNALDNASKAFAAKSGVEVKASYAASSALARQIESGAPADLFASADLEWMEYLAKKNLIRPETRVNLLGNRIVVVAPKDAKTADVPFTAEGFAAALGADGRLATGEVNSVPIGKYAKAAFEKLGLWGGLQPRLAQADNVRAALLLVSRGEAPLGVVYESDAKSDPGVKVVGVFPADSHPPVVYPFAVTAEAKGNGAARFLDFLKGDEGKPFFEAQGFTVLGNTPAQ; encoded by the coding sequence ATGCTGACCTCACTCCGTGCCCTCCTCCTCGCCGGCCTCGTCGTTCTGGCCCCCGCCGCCCAGGCTGCCGAGACGGCGACGGTGTTCGCGGCCGCAAGCCTGAAGAACGCCCTCGACAATGCCAGCAAGGCCTTCGCCGCCAAGAGCGGTGTCGAGGTGAAGGCGAGCTACGCCGCATCCTCGGCCCTGGCGCGGCAGATCGAATCCGGCGCACCGGCCGACCTGTTCGCCTCGGCCGATCTCGAATGGATGGAGTACCTCGCCAAGAAGAACCTCATCCGCCCCGAGACCCGGGTGAACCTGCTGGGCAACCGCATCGTGGTCGTCGCCCCGAAGGATGCCAAGACCGCCGACGTGCCGTTCACGGCGGAGGGATTCGCCGCAGCCCTTGGCGCCGACGGGCGTCTCGCCACCGGCGAGGTCAATTCCGTGCCGATCGGCAAATATGCCAAGGCCGCCTTCGAGAAGCTCGGCCTGTGGGGAGGCTTGCAGCCGCGCCTCGCCCAGGCCGACAACGTGCGGGCGGCCCTGCTCCTGGTCTCGCGCGGCGAGGCGCCCCTCGGCGTGGTCTACGAGAGCGATGCCAAATCCGATCCGGGGGTGAAGGTCGTCGGCGTCTTTCCGGCGGACAGCCATCCTCCGGTGGTGTACCCGTTCGCCGTCACGGCCGAGGCCAAAGGTAATGGAGCGGCACGCTTCCTCGATTTCCTGAAGGGAGACGAAGGCAAACCCTTCTTCGAAGCTCAGGGTTTCACGGTCCTCGGCAACACGCCAGCACAGTAA
- a CDS encoding isopenicillin N synthase family oxygenase, with the protein MAASSVARREPPESCRHTSAIPHLDLRRLDAGPAERAVFLAELRDAARDVGFFHLTGHGIALAEIAQVQALARRFFALSLPEKQAVAMVRSPHFRGYTAAGREITRGAPDWREQFDIGAERVTLSPSAASPPWARLQGPNQWPVGLPELRIGLLRWQEAVTQLGLRLLRAFALALGQPEDVFAPIYAGAPNQHIKIIRYPGREATQGEQGVGAHKDSGFLTLLVQDEQSGLEVEGPDGWIAAEPVEGSFVVNIGELLELASNGYLRATIHRVVTPPAGLDRLSVAFFLGARHDATVPLLELPADLAAEARGPASDPDNPLFHEVGRNYLKGRLRSHPDVAARFYGDLAETGAA; encoded by the coding sequence ATGGCGGCCTCCTCCGTGGCGCGCCGGGAACCGCCTGAATCCTGTCGTCACACCTCTGCAATCCCGCATCTCGACCTGCGCCGGCTCGATGCAGGACCGGCCGAACGGGCGGTCTTCCTCGCCGAATTGCGCGACGCTGCGCGCGATGTCGGCTTCTTCCACCTCACCGGGCACGGCATCGCCTTGGCGGAGATCGCGCAGGTCCAGGCCCTGGCGCGGCGTTTCTTCGCCCTGTCACTCCCGGAGAAACAGGCCGTGGCGATGGTGCGCTCGCCCCATTTCCGCGGCTACACGGCGGCCGGCCGCGAGATCACGCGCGGCGCACCGGATTGGCGCGAACAGTTCGATATCGGCGCCGAGCGCGTAACCCTGTCCCCATCCGCCGCCTCGCCCCCCTGGGCCCGGTTGCAGGGGCCCAACCAATGGCCCGTCGGCCTCCCCGAACTCCGCATCGGCCTGCTGCGCTGGCAGGAGGCCGTGACGCAACTCGGGCTTCGCCTGCTGCGCGCCTTCGCCCTCGCCCTGGGACAGCCGGAAGACGTGTTCGCGCCGATCTATGCGGGCGCGCCGAACCAGCACATCAAGATCATCCGCTATCCCGGCCGCGAGGCGACGCAGGGAGAGCAGGGCGTCGGCGCCCACAAGGATAGCGGCTTCCTGACCCTGCTGGTCCAAGACGAGCAGAGCGGTCTCGAAGTCGAGGGGCCGGACGGGTGGATCGCGGCCGAGCCGGTCGAGGGTAGCTTCGTCGTCAATATCGGCGAGCTGCTCGAACTCGCCTCCAACGGCTATCTGCGCGCGACGATCCACCGGGTCGTGACCCCTCCGGCGGGCCTCGACCGCCTCTCCGTCGCATTCTTCCTCGGCGCCCGCCACGACGCCACCGTGCCCCTGCTCGAGCTGCCGGCGGATCTCGCCGCCGAGGCGCGCGGCCCGGCGAGCGACCCCGACAACCCGCTGTTCCACGAAGTCGGGCGCAACTACCTCAAGGGCCGCCTGCGCTCCCATCCCGATGTCGCGGCGCGGTTCTATGGCGATCTCGCCGAAACGGGGGCCGCATGA
- a CDS encoding DUF5682 family protein, which translates to MSGTPSDIRIFGIRHHGPGSARSLRSALDAFRPDCLLIEGPPDADALIPLVADPAMVPPVALLVYRADRPQTCAFFPFAAFSPEWVAMRHGLAQGAALRFIDLPHAIRLVDGFGSREAAPAESDAVPAVPAADEATAGTPLAIRRDPLGELAEAAGFADGERWWDAFIESRAGEDGDVFAAIHEAMAALREGADTDSARSADEEAFREEAREAHMRTSIRKAAREGFARIAVVCGAWHAPALARHDAKGQVGLDAATLKGLARTKVACAWAPWSYERLATASGYRAGVLSPEWYDTLWNHEDRVAARWLARAASLLRAEDLDASPASVIEAVRLADALAGFRGRARPSLDDLHEAAQATLCFADPAPMALIRRKLVIGERLGTTPPDSPGTPVEADFTATCKSLRLKPEAVAGDLVLDLRKDIDLARSHFLNRLRLIGIPWGQRRQARGRGTFKEAWFLSWQPEWVVDLVAASADGGTVAEAAASRVRLRAREATRVAELSSLIGTLLDADLAGAADDLIHALNDRAAVSADVFDLMEALPPLAELARYGSVRSADTGPVLGVVRGLVPRAAAGLNAACQSLDDEAAASAMARIVGVSAAIALLEEPDLSTTWNEALRGLADQAHVHGRVVGRAVRLLFDGGLLTAAQAGDRLRLALSRASGAAAAAAWIDGFMEESGMALIHGGTLLAVLDDWLSGLDATIFTELLPLLRRTFATIPQGERRAIGEALVRPGESVTDGEGTGRYFDAERAARVLPILRLLLGPESLPATTEDAS; encoded by the coding sequence ATGTCCGGCACCCCGTCCGACATCCGCATCTTCGGCATCCGCCATCACGGGCCGGGCTCGGCTCGCTCGCTGCGGTCCGCGCTCGATGCCTTCCGGCCCGATTGTCTCCTCATCGAGGGGCCGCCGGATGCCGACGCCCTGATCCCCCTCGTCGCCGACCCGGCGATGGTGCCGCCGGTCGCCCTGCTCGTCTACCGGGCGGACCGGCCGCAGACTTGCGCCTTCTTCCCGTTCGCGGCCTTCTCGCCCGAATGGGTGGCGATGCGGCATGGCCTCGCCCAGGGGGCGGCTCTGCGGTTCATCGACCTGCCGCACGCGATCCGGCTCGTCGACGGGTTCGGATCGAGAGAGGCTGCGCCGGCCGAAAGCGATGCGGTCCCCGCAGTTCCGGCGGCCGACGAGGCGACGGCCGGAACGCCCCTCGCCATCCGGCGCGATCCCCTCGGCGAACTGGCCGAGGCCGCTGGCTTTGCAGATGGCGAGCGATGGTGGGACGCGTTCATCGAGAGCCGTGCGGGCGAGGACGGCGACGTGTTCGCGGCGATCCACGAAGCCATGGCGGCCCTGCGCGAGGGAGCGGACACCGACTCGGCGCGAAGCGCCGATGAGGAGGCGTTTCGCGAGGAGGCCCGCGAGGCGCATATGCGAACCTCGATCCGCAAGGCGGCACGGGAGGGTTTCGCGCGCATCGCCGTCGTCTGCGGTGCGTGGCACGCGCCGGCTCTCGCGCGACACGATGCCAAGGGACAGGTCGGCCTCGATGCCGCGACCCTGAAGGGGCTGGCCCGGACCAAGGTGGCCTGCGCCTGGGCGCCCTGGTCCTATGAGCGCCTCGCCACCGCCAGCGGCTACCGGGCCGGGGTGTTGTCGCCCGAATGGTACGATACGCTGTGGAACCACGAGGATCGCGTCGCCGCGCGCTGGCTCGCCCGTGCGGCGTCTCTCCTCCGCGCCGAGGATCTCGATGCTTCGCCGGCCTCGGTGATCGAGGCTGTCCGCCTCGCCGACGCCCTGGCCGGATTTCGCGGACGGGCGCGCCCCTCCCTCGACGACCTGCACGAGGCGGCGCAGGCGACCCTGTGCTTTGCCGACCCGGCACCGATGGCGCTGATCCGGCGCAAGCTCGTCATCGGCGAGCGCCTCGGCACCACCCCGCCGGACAGCCCGGGCACGCCGGTGGAGGCGGATTTCACGGCGACCTGCAAGAGCCTGCGCCTCAAACCGGAGGCGGTCGCGGGCGATCTCGTCCTCGACCTGCGCAAGGATATCGACCTCGCCCGCAGCCACTTCCTCAACCGGCTCCGCCTCATCGGCATCCCCTGGGGGCAGCGCCGGCAGGCGCGCGGGCGAGGCACCTTCAAGGAGGCGTGGTTCCTCTCCTGGCAGCCCGAATGGGTGGTCGACCTCGTCGCCGCCTCGGCCGATGGCGGCACGGTGGCGGAGGCCGCCGCCAGCCGGGTGCGGCTGCGGGCCCGTGAGGCGACCCGCGTCGCGGAGCTGTCGAGCCTCATCGGCACGCTCCTCGACGCCGATCTCGCCGGGGCAGCGGATGACCTGATCCACGCCCTCAACGACCGCGCCGCCGTCTCGGCGGACGTGTTCGACCTGATGGAGGCGCTGCCGCCGCTCGCCGAACTCGCGCGCTACGGCTCCGTGCGGTCCGCCGATACCGGGCCGGTGCTGGGCGTGGTGCGCGGGCTGGTGCCGCGCGCCGCAGCGGGACTTAACGCCGCCTGCCAGAGCCTCGACGACGAGGCCGCAGCGTCGGCCATGGCACGGATCGTCGGTGTCTCCGCCGCGATCGCGCTCCTCGAGGAGCCCGACCTGTCAACGACCTGGAACGAGGCCCTTCGCGGCCTCGCCGACCAAGCGCACGTGCATGGCCGCGTCGTCGGCCGCGCCGTGCGGCTCCTGTTCGACGGTGGCCTCCTCACCGCAGCACAGGCCGGCGACCGGCTCCGCCTCGCCCTGTCCCGCGCGTCCGGCGCGGCCGCGGCCGCCGCCTGGATCGACGGGTTCATGGAGGAGAGCGGCATGGCGCTGATCCATGGCGGCACCTTGCTCGCCGTTCTGGACGATTGGCTCTCCGGCCTCGACGCGACCATCTTCACCGAGCTGCTGCCTCTCCTGCGCCGCACCTTCGCGACGATCCCGCAGGGCGAGCGGCGGGCCATCGGCGAGGCACTCGTGCGTCCCGGTGAGAGCGTCACCGACGGTGAGGGGACGGGTCGCTATTTCGATGCCGAACGCGCCGCCAGGGTGCTCCCGATCCTGCGGCTTCTCCTCGGCCCCGAATCGCTCCCCGCGACCACGGAGGATGCATCATGA
- a CDS encoding carbonic anhydrase, translating into MSADIAAEPEAYRDIRTANDRYAEAFDKGGLALPPRRRFAILTCMDARLDPAKYAGLSEGDAHVIRNAGGRASDDAIRSLVISHKLLGTEAFFVIHHTNCGMELFTDATIGDLLADNLDTATFDGTVWSNPQHGGGSPAGRDIDWLTIPEQSHAVTSDVRRIRAHPLVPTRIPIFGFVYDVATGRLNENAAASEAGRPTPPLHLG; encoded by the coding sequence ATGTCCGCCGACATCGCCGCCGAGCCCGAAGCCTATCGAGACATTCGCACGGCCAATGACCGCTATGCGGAGGCCTTCGACAAGGGCGGCCTCGCCCTTCCGCCGCGCCGCCGCTTCGCCATCCTGACCTGCATGGATGCCCGGCTCGATCCGGCGAAATATGCCGGCCTCAGCGAGGGCGACGCGCACGTGATCCGCAATGCCGGCGGACGCGCCAGCGACGATGCGATCCGCTCGCTGGTGATCTCGCACAAGCTCCTCGGCACCGAGGCGTTCTTCGTGATCCACCACACGAATTGCGGCATGGAGCTGTTCACCGATGCCACCATCGGCGATCTCCTCGCCGACAATCTCGACACCGCCACCTTCGACGGCACGGTATGGTCGAATCCGCAGCATGGCGGCGGTTCACCGGCCGGCCGCGACATCGACTGGCTGACCATCCCCGAGCAGAGCCACGCCGTCACGTCGGATGTCCGGCGCATCCGCGCGCATCCCCTCGTGCCGACCCGCATCCCGATCTTCGGCTTCGTCTACGACGTCGCCACGGGACGCCTGAACGAGAACGCCGCGGCCAGCGAAGCCGGCCGGCCCACGCCGCCGCTTCATCTCGGATAG
- a CDS encoding PLP-dependent transferase, which yields MSKPSTSNSSISSPSPAASLHPETLALHAGWRADPTTGSVAVPIHQTTSFQFRDTTHAENLFALKELGHLYTRVTNPTVDVLEQRLAALEGGAAALALASGQAASALSVQNLARVGDNIVASTDLYGGTWNLFANTLAEQGIEVRFVDPSDPENFRRATDDRTRAYYGETLANPKLAVFPIAEVAEIGRGFGIPLIVDNTAAPLLARPFDHGAAIVVYSTTKYLGGHGIAIGGAIIDGGRFDWSAHPERQPALNTPDPSYHGAVWTEAAKPLGPIAYILRARVRLLRDLGPAVSPINAFLTLQGLETVALRIERHSRNAQAVVDYLAGRPEIERVIHPSHLTGKARERAEKYLTGGYGGLVGFELVAGREAGRRFIEALSLFYHVANIGDARSLAIHPATTTHSQLSADDRRATGVSDGYVRLSIGLEHIDDILADLDQALASVGAFAKAA from the coding sequence ATGTCGAAGCCGAGCACGTCGAATTCCAGCATCTCGAGCCCGAGCCCCGCGGCCTCGCTCCACCCCGAGACCCTCGCTTTGCATGCGGGATGGCGGGCCGATCCGACCACCGGCTCGGTGGCGGTGCCGATCCACCAGACCACCTCGTTCCAGTTCCGGGACACGACCCATGCCGAGAACCTGTTTGCCTTGAAGGAACTCGGCCACCTCTACACCCGCGTGACGAACCCCACCGTCGACGTGCTGGAGCAGCGCCTCGCCGCCCTCGAAGGCGGTGCGGCCGCCCTCGCCCTGGCCTCGGGCCAGGCGGCGTCCGCCCTGTCGGTGCAGAACCTCGCACGGGTGGGCGACAACATCGTCGCCTCCACCGATCTCTATGGCGGCACCTGGAACCTCTTCGCCAATACGCTCGCCGAGCAGGGGATCGAGGTCCGCTTCGTCGACCCATCCGATCCCGAGAATTTCCGCCGCGCCACCGACGATCGCACGCGCGCCTATTACGGCGAGACCCTCGCCAATCCGAAACTCGCCGTCTTCCCCATCGCCGAGGTGGCCGAGATCGGCCGTGGCTTCGGCATCCCGCTCATCGTCGACAACACCGCCGCGCCGCTCCTGGCGCGCCCGTTCGACCATGGCGCGGCGATCGTGGTCTATTCCACCACCAAGTATCTCGGCGGTCACGGCATCGCCATCGGCGGCGCGATCATCGATGGTGGGCGGTTCGACTGGTCGGCCCATCCCGAGCGCCAGCCCGCCCTCAACACGCCGGATCCGAGCTATCACGGCGCGGTCTGGACGGAGGCCGCCAAGCCCCTCGGCCCGATCGCCTACATCCTGCGTGCCCGGGTCCGGCTGCTGCGCGACCTCGGCCCCGCCGTATCGCCCATCAACGCCTTCCTGACCCTGCAGGGGTTGGAGACCGTGGCCCTGCGCATCGAACGCCACAGCCGAAATGCGCAGGCGGTGGTCGATTACCTGGCCGGTCGGCCCGAAATCGAGCGGGTGATCCATCCCTCGCACCTCACCGGCAAGGCACGCGAACGGGCTGAAAAATACCTCACGGGAGGTTATGGCGGCCTCGTCGGGTTCGAACTCGTCGCCGGTCGCGAGGCCGGGCGCCGCTTCATCGAGGCCCTGTCGCTGTTCTATCACGTGGCCAATATCGGCGATGCGCGCAGCCTCGCCATCCATCCGGCCACCACTACCCATTCGCAGCTCTCGGCCGACGACCGGCGCGCCACCGGCGTGTCCGACGGCTATGTCCGCCTCTCCATCGGCCTCGAACATATCGACGACATCCTGGCCGATCTCGACCAGGCCCTGGCTTCGGTCGGCGCCTTCGCGAAGGCGGCCTGA
- a CDS encoding VWA domain-containing protein: MSETERLRRWRLVLGGGAADGTGHGLSGRDAGMDRALGALYDSDRKGSLGASSPSVPRWLGDIRDYFPTSVVQVMQRDAFDRLDLKRMLTEPEMLEAVIPDVALVSTLISMRGLLGGKTKETARLVVRKVVEALMRKLEEPLRQAVTGAIDRASVNRRPRHAEIDWNRTIRANLRHYQAEYRTIIPETRFGHGRRQSASLKDVILCIDQSGSMASSVVYSSIFGAVMASLPAVSTRLVVFDTEVVDLSDALEDPVEVLFSVQLGGGTDINRALGYCESRITRPEDTILVLISDLYEGGVEAGLLSRAQRMVASGVQVVALLALSDEGAPSYDRALAGRLAALGVPAFACTPDLFPDMMAAAIRKADLTAWAASAGIAAIPAAGGPG; the protein is encoded by the coding sequence ATGAGCGAGACCGAACGTCTGCGCCGCTGGCGCCTCGTTCTCGGCGGAGGCGCGGCGGACGGCACCGGGCACGGACTTTCCGGCCGCGATGCCGGCATGGACCGGGCGCTGGGCGCCCTCTACGATTCCGACCGGAAGGGCAGCCTCGGTGCCTCGTCCCCGTCCGTGCCGCGCTGGCTCGGCGACATCCGCGACTATTTCCCGACCTCCGTCGTGCAGGTGATGCAGCGCGACGCCTTCGACCGGCTCGATCTCAAGCGCATGCTCACCGAGCCCGAGATGCTGGAGGCGGTGATCCCCGATGTCGCCCTGGTCTCGACGCTGATCTCCATGCGCGGGCTGCTGGGCGGCAAGACCAAGGAGACCGCCCGGCTCGTGGTGCGCAAGGTGGTGGAGGCCCTGATGCGGAAGCTCGAAGAGCCCCTGCGCCAGGCGGTGACCGGTGCCATCGACCGTGCGAGCGTGAACCGGCGGCCGCGCCACGCGGAGATCGACTGGAACCGCACCATCCGGGCCAACCTGCGCCATTACCAGGCCGAGTACCGCACCATCATCCCCGAGACCCGGTTCGGCCACGGACGACGCCAGAGCGCCAGCCTCAAGGACGTGATCCTGTGCATCGACCAATCCGGCTCGATGGCGAGTTCGGTCGTCTATTCGAGCATCTTCGGCGCGGTGATGGCGTCGCTGCCGGCGGTGTCCACCCGGCTCGTGGTGTTCGACACCGAAGTGGTCGACCTCTCCGACGCGTTGGAGGATCCGGTGGAGGTGCTGTTCTCGGTCCAGCTCGGCGGCGGCACCGACATCAACCGGGCGCTGGGCTATTGCGAATCCCGGATCACCCGACCCGAGGACACGATCCTAGTCCTGATCTCGGACCTCTACGAGGGCGGCGTCGAGGCCGGCCTCCTGTCGCGCGCCCAGCGGATGGTGGCGTCGGGCGTGCAGGTGGTGGCGCTGCTGGCTTTATCGGACGAGGGCGCGCCGTCCTACGACCGGGCGCTGGCCGGCCGTCTCGCCGCCCTGGGCGTGCCCGCCTTCGCCTGCACGCCGGACCTGTTCCCCGACATGATGGCGGCGGCGATCCGGAAAGCGGACCTCACGGCCTGGGCCGCCTCAGCCGGCATCGCCGCCATCCCAGCCGCAGGTGGGCCCGGATGA
- a CDS encoding TOBE domain-containing protein, with protein MKISARNTLKGKVVSVEKGATTAHVKIEVANGTVITSSITNEAVDSLGLTVGGEAYAVVKASDVMIAVD; from the coding sequence ATGAAGATCAGCGCTCGCAATACCCTCAAGGGCAAGGTCGTCTCCGTCGAGAAGGGCGCCACGACCGCTCATGTGAAGATCGAAGTTGCCAACGGCACGGTCATCACCTCGTCGATCACCAACGAAGCGGTGGACAGCCTGGGGCTCACCGTCGGCGGCGAGGCCTATGCCGTCGTCAAGGCGTCCGACGTGATGATCGCCGTCGACTGA
- a CDS encoding aspartate/glutamate racemase family protein has translation MRAIVDDATRHALHRPVAVFDAGIGSYAAVTLIRRLLPKQDIVYFADRASFPYGEKSRPELLGILQRTLRFLDGFSPAAVLVASNAPSVTVLDDLAGVIGPPVFGVRPPIRNALALAGERDVAVLGVRSMVESEALRAYADAEAQGRGAQVHLVDASSLVALVESGDFLFSAEKTRDIVDGFMRDLDARHPEVGVLTLSSTHLPWLRSYLDTACGHRPLLDPLEDAVAAIAPHAVPGSGMILGLVTEDERYGIEDFRRMLGRLDIILPLHAVLA, from the coding sequence ATGCGCGCGATCGTCGATGACGCCACGCGTCATGCGCTCCACCGACCCGTCGCCGTGTTCGACGCCGGGATCGGCAGCTATGCCGCGGTCACGCTGATCCGGCGCCTTCTCCCGAAGCAGGACATCGTCTACTTCGCCGATCGGGCCAGCTTTCCCTATGGCGAGAAAAGCCGTCCCGAACTCCTCGGCATCCTGCAGCGGACCTTGCGATTCCTGGACGGATTCTCGCCCGCCGCCGTGCTCGTGGCCTCGAACGCGCCCTCGGTCACGGTCCTCGACGACCTCGCCGGTGTGATCGGGCCTCCCGTATTCGGCGTCAGGCCGCCGATCCGGAATGCCCTCGCGCTCGCCGGCGAGCGGGACGTCGCGGTGCTGGGCGTGCGCTCCATGGTGGAGAGCGAAGCCTTGCGTGCCTACGCAGATGCCGAGGCGCAAGGGCGCGGCGCTCAGGTCCACCTCGTCGATGCCTCGTCCCTCGTCGCCCTGGTCGAGAGCGGAGATTTCCTGTTCTCGGCCGAAAAGACCCGCGACATCGTCGACGGCTTCATGCGCGACCTCGATGCGCGCCATCCCGAGGTCGGCGTCCTGACCCTGTCCAGCACGCACCTTCCCTGGCTGCGGAGCTATCTCGACACGGCCTGCGGTCATCGTCCGCTGCTCGATCCGCTGGAGGACGCGGTCGCCGCGATCGCGCCTCACGCGGTGCCGGGGAGCGGGATGATCCTCGGTCTCGTGACCGAGGACGAGCGCTACGGGATCGAGGATTTCCGCCGCATGCTCGGCCGCCTCGACATCATCTTGCCCCTCCACGCCGTTCTGGCCTGA
- a CDS encoding NAD(P)-dependent alcohol dehydrogenase: protein MFTCTGYASTSAEAPLAPFTFQRRDPGPSDIEIEILYCGVCHSDLHTARDEWGGTLYPCVPGHEIVGKVTRVGAEVSTFKPGDLAGVGCMVASCRECDSCKEGLEQYCVPGFTGTYNGPEPQTGGHTFGGYSSHVVVDSHFVLRIPEGLDLAAVAPLLCAGITTYSPLRHWGVKAGQKVGVVGLGGLGHMGVKLAHAMGAHVVLFTTSPGKEADARRLGAAEVVISKDPDAMAAQGETFDFILDTVAAEHDINAYLGLLKREGTLVQVGAPEKPLSVNVFSVIWRRRNFAGSLIGGIVETQEMLDFCATHGITSDIELIPIDQIETAYSRMLKSDVKYRFVIDMASLHKTSLPEAA, encoded by the coding sequence ATGTTCACCTGCACCGGCTATGCCTCCACCAGCGCCGAAGCACCGCTCGCGCCGTTCACCTTCCAGCGCCGCGATCCCGGCCCGTCCGACATCGAGATCGAGATCCTGTATTGCGGCGTCTGCCATTCGGACCTGCACACCGCCCGCGACGAGTGGGGCGGCACGCTCTATCCCTGCGTTCCCGGCCACGAGATCGTCGGCAAGGTGACGCGGGTCGGCGCCGAGGTGTCGACCTTCAAGCCGGGAGACCTCGCCGGCGTCGGCTGCATGGTCGCGTCCTGCCGGGAATGCGACAGTTGCAAGGAGGGTCTCGAGCAATATTGCGTGCCCGGCTTCACCGGCACCTATAACGGCCCCGAGCCGCAGACCGGCGGGCACACGTTCGGCGGCTATTCGAGCCACGTGGTGGTGGACAGCCACTTCGTCCTGCGCATCCCGGAGGGGCTCGATCTCGCCGCGGTCGCCCCGCTCCTCTGCGCCGGCATCACCACCTATTCGCCCCTGCGCCATTGGGGCGTGAAAGCCGGCCAGAAGGTCGGCGTGGTGGGGCTCGGCGGCCTCGGCCATATGGGCGTGAAGCTCGCCCATGCCATGGGCGCGCATGTGGTGCTGTTCACGACCTCGCCCGGCAAGGAGGCCGATGCCCGGCGGCTCGGCGCCGCCGAGGTGGTGATCTCGAAGGATCCCGACGCCATGGCGGCACAGGGCGAAACCTTCGACTTCATCCTCGACACGGTGGCGGCCGAGCACGACATCAACGCCTATCTCGGCCTGCTCAAGCGCGAGGGCACGCTGGTGCAGGTGGGCGCACCCGAGAAGCCGCTCTCGGTCAACGTGTTCAGCGTGATCTGGCGGCGCCGCAACTTCGCCGGCTCGCTCATCGGCGGGATCGTCGAGACGCAGGAGATGCTCGATTTCTGCGCGACGCACGGCATCACCTCGGACATCGAGTTGATCCCCATCGATCAGATCGAGACGGCCTATAGCCGGATGCTCAAGAGCGACGTGAAGTACCGCTTCGTCATCGACATGGCGTCCTTGCACAAGACGTCCCTGCCCGAGGCCGCCTGA
- a CDS encoding winged helix-turn-helix domain-containing protein, translating to MATLSIRIDLGPENRVGPGKIQLLEMIAEHGSISAAGRAIGMSYRRAWMLIEALNTGFGRPVVEAHIGGRSGGGARLTTFGADLVQHYRAIEQAAAKAAAPFLTGIDGGMPTAGERDTGPPSEAGHRTGRPAG from the coding sequence ATGGCGACGTTGAGCATCCGGATCGACCTCGGGCCCGAGAACCGCGTCGGCCCCGGCAAGATCCAACTCCTCGAAATGATCGCCGAGCACGGCTCGATCTCCGCGGCGGGCCGGGCCATCGGCATGTCCTACAGGCGCGCCTGGATGCTGATCGAGGCGTTGAATACGGGCTTCGGCAGGCCGGTGGTCGAGGCACATATCGGTGGCAGGAGCGGCGGCGGCGCCAGGCTGACGACCTTCGGCGCGGATCTGGTCCAGCATTACCGCGCCATCGAGCAGGCGGCGGCCAAGGCCGCCGCACCGTTCCTGACCGGTATCGACGGAGGGATGCCGACCGCCGGGGAGCGGGACACTGGTCCGCCGTCGGAAGCGGGACACAGGACTGGCCGACCCGCAGGATGA
- a CDS encoding site-2 protease family protein, producing MSSELPPSQRPAPAGPSANFLLITLIFLGTGAAIGSGAVDGSGAAFVFVMAGWLLSLCLHEFAHALVAWKGGDAEIPQSGYLTLDPRLYADALSSIVLPLLFTILGGIGFPGGRVLVNTHLLRGKAWISAVAAAGPAMNGIVLLVLALLYALAGEESDTLRAVLAVSALFQGTAIILNLIPLPGLDGYGILQPWLPEPLRRFADPVARHVNLILAGLFLFSSAFGPAVFRASLSIIGTLGIAVVDARVGYGLIRLW from the coding sequence ATGTCGTCAGAGCTTCCGCCGAGCCAGCGCCCAGCGCCGGCCGGCCCTAGCGCGAACTTCCTGCTGATCACCCTGATCTTCCTCGGGACCGGCGCCGCCATCGGCAGCGGCGCGGTCGATGGCTCGGGCGCGGCGTTCGTCTTCGTGATGGCGGGGTGGCTGCTCAGCCTGTGCCTGCACGAATTCGCGCATGCCCTCGTCGCCTGGAAGGGGGGCGATGCGGAGATTCCACAGAGCGGCTATCTCACCCTGGATCCGCGCCTCTATGCCGACGCGCTCTCGTCCATCGTCCTGCCCCTGTTGTTCACGATTCTCGGCGGGATCGGATTTCCCGGCGGGCGCGTGTTGGTGAACACCCATCTGCTGCGCGGCAAGGCCTGGATCTCCGCCGTGGCGGCGGCAGGCCCTGCGATGAACGGCATCGTCCTCCTGGTTCTCGCCCTGCTCTACGCCCTCGCGGGCGAGGAATCCGACACGCTCCGAGCGGTCCTCGCCGTCTCCGCCCTGTTCCAGGGTACGGCGATCATCCTCAACCTGATTCCGCTTCCGGGGCTCGACGGCTACGGAATTCTCCAACCCTGGCTGCCCGAACCGTTGCGGCGGTTCGCCGACCCGGTGGCCCGGCACGTCAACCTGATCCTGGCGGGCCTCTTCCTGTTCTCCAGCGCCTTTGGCCCGGCGGTGTTTCGCGCGAGCCTCTCGATCATCGGCACCCTCGGTATCGCGGTGGTGGATGCGCGCGTCGGCTACGGCCTGATCCGTCTCTGGTAA